CAGGGCGGTGGCGTACGAGCGCAGCACCTGGACCTCTTCGCCCTTGACCGAGCTGGCGTCGATCAGGGCCTGCACGGCGGGGGCCGCGTCCTGGCCGATGCCCGCGATCCCGTTGCCTGACATGAGCCGTACGTTGGGATCCTGGTCTTTCAAGGCGGCGATCAGGTTCTTCAAGGCCGGGAGGGCGCCCTGGCCCCTGTCGCGCAGGGCGATGGCGGCCAGTCCGCGAACCACCGGATCGGGATCGGAGGTCAGGGCCTTGCCGAGGTCAGTCGCTTCGCCGGCGGGTACGCGTGGGGCCTGGACTTTCGCGGCCGCCGCCCAGGCTTCCGGGCCGACCTTGGCCAGAATGATGCTGTCGATGCCCACGTTGTAGCCGCTTGACGCCTCGCGCTTGCCCAGGCACAGGTAGGTGAGCGTGTGGCGGCCCTTGGTGAGTCGCGGCCAGCCGACCTGGTGAGCGAGCCCGACGTAGGTCTCGAGTGCGTAGCCGTCGAACTGGGTTCGTGGGCGCAGGTCGGCGCCGGGTTCGTGCTCGAGCTGAGCCGCTCCGGCCGGTTTGCCGTCGAGCAGGACGGTGTAGACGCCATAGTCCGACGCCTGGGCGACTTCGGTGTAGATTTCGTAGTTGCCGTCCTCAGGCACATCGAAGGGGAGCTCGATTCTCGCGTCCTTGCCCTCGGCCTGGAACAGGATCACGTCCTTGGACCAGAACAGCTCGGGCGAGATCGAGACCCTGCCGCCCTCGGCCTTGACCTGGTCGATCGCCTTTTCCACTTCGATCTGCAGGGCGTTGCCCTGGGGGAGTCGCGCGGGTCCGTAGGGTAGCGGCGGCTGATCCTGGGCGATGCCCTGCTGGTACCAGAATGCGACGCTGGACATCAGGTCGGTGCGTTCGCCGAACGCCGACTTGACCGAACCGTCCGGGTTGTAGGTCCAGCCCTTGTGCTCGATCTCGAACCTGAGCGACCTAGTGAACGGCACCGGGTCCAGGAGGTGCCAGCGATAGGCGGTCATTCGCGAACCCAGGTCGGTTCCTTCGGCGACGGTCACGCCGTAGTAGGGGCCGTCGTTGACGTGCAATCCCCAGGCGTCGTTGAAGTAGTCCTCGCTTCCCGTCCCTTCGATGGAGGGTTTTGACTGGCCGTCGATCCAGAAGAACTCGTCCCCTTCGCCGAACCAGCCGGCCTCGGCCTGAACCACAGACAGCACTGTGCCGACGTAGTGGCCTCGACCGGTGACCTTCAGGAACTCATAGAGCGAGCCGTCCGATGGAGCGGGCATCCTCTGGCGGTAGCGGGCGTGGAAGTAGAGCGTGTCGTCCGGCAGTGACGGGATCTTGTTCCAGTCGACGTGGTAGTACAGGCAGGTCACCCGGCGACGGCCTTCGTTGGTCACGGTGATCTTGCACGACTTGCGGAAGGGCATGGGCCAGTAGCAGTTGCGGGCCCGGCCGTCGGAGCTGTCGCGAACCATCTCGGAGCGGACCTCCTGTTCGATTCCGTGTCCGACCGCGAAGAAATCGCCGATCGGGGTATCCACGCTGGGGGTCTCGCTTCCGTCATAGTACACCCGCAGCCGGAGGAGCCGCGGCCAGCCGTATTCGTTGTCCGCGATCGTGACCCACAGGTGGGTGACCACGCCTGGTCCCTGCAGATCGGCCAGGACGGTGGTCTCTCCGGGGATGGGTCGCTTGCTGTCGTCGTTCGAATCCCAGTCGGCGTTGTTGGACGATACCCGGTGAGCGCTGAAGTCCTTCGGATCGGTCAGTTGGAAGGGGTCGGGATACCCTCTCGCGACCTGCTCGGCACTGGCGGCCAGGGCGATGGTGAACAGTGCGATCGCCGACGGAATGAGCACGAGGTTCCACTTCATGACGTCCTCTCCCTGGAATGGGTTTCCCTAGTGATTGATTGACATCCACGTCCGCTCTCTGGCGGACTCACGGTCCCCCGGCGCTGGGGCGAGAAACGGTATGCTACTTGCAGGGGGAGCAGGCGGCAAGAGATGGAATCCGCCGCTGGGCCGCGCGACCGCAGGCGACTATCGTGACGCGCGGCGATTCAACTCGGCGTCTGTTCTCGGTCGACCGAGGGTTCCGGCGGATTGCCTGCCACCTTGGTTTGGCAGATCTTCATACCCCGGGCCTGGTAGTTGGCCAGGGCTCGGGGATGATCGCGCGTGCAGGTATGCACCCAGACGCGTTTCGGCTGCTCGGCCCAGGCGGCCTCCAGAGCGATGGTCAGCAGCGGGCCGCCCAATCCACGTCCGATGAACGCCGGCGCCAAGCCGAAGTAGGTGATCTCGATTCCACCTTCGTGGTCGCGTCGCAATTCGAAGTAGCCGGCCGGCGAGCCGTCGTAGGTGGCGATCCAGGTCCGCAGGTCCTCATCCTCGGCATAGGCACGC
This genomic stretch from Phycisphaerae bacterium harbors:
- a CDS encoding DUF2961 domain-containing protein, which encodes MKWNLVLIPSAIALFTIALAASAEQVARGYPDPFQLTDPKDFSAHRVSSNNADWDSNDDSKRPIPGETTVLADLQGPGVVTHLWVTIADNEYGWPRLLRLRVYYDGSETPSVDTPIGDFFAVGHGIEQEVRSEMVRDSSDGRARNCYWPMPFRKSCKITVTNEGRRRVTCLYYHVDWNKIPSLPDDTLYFHARYRQRMPAPSDGSLYEFLKVTGRGHYVGTVLSVVQAEAGWFGEGDEFFWIDGQSKPSIEGTGSEDYFNDAWGLHVNDGPYYGVTVAEGTDLGSRMTAYRWHLLDPVPFTRSLRFEIEHKGWTYNPDGSVKSAFGERTDLMSSVAFWYQQGIAQDQPPLPYGPARLPQGNALQIEVEKAIDQVKAEGGRVSISPELFWSKDVILFQAEGKDARIELPFDVPEDGNYEIYTEVAQASDYGVYTVLLDGKPAGAAQLEHEPGADLRPRTQFDGYALETYVGLAHQVGWPRLTKGRHTLTYLCLGKREASSGYNVGIDSIILAKVGPEAWAAAAKVQAPRVPAGEATDLGKALTSDPDPVVRGLAAIALRDRGQGALPALKNLIAALKDQDPNVRLMSGNGIAGIGQDAAPAVQALIDASSVKGEEVQVLRSYATALGSIGKPAAIPALPVLKQMAKIPRVRWAAQAAIKNLE
- a CDS encoding GNAT family N-acetyltransferase; this encodes MSVIVTYLEMQSVAELRPKRCSDPAFQVREAKIRQWQVNRFLYEFVGSAWSWWEKLNWGEEQWRAYAEDEDLRTWIATYDGSPAGYFELRRDHEGGIEITYFGLAPAFIGRGLGGPLLTIALEAAWAEQPKRVWVHTCTRDHPRALANYQARGMKICQTKVAGNPPEPSVDREQTPS